GTTTGTGTTGTTCTGAATTTGAGAATCTCATAAATAAAAATTAACCGCTGCTAATAGCTGCCAACATTAAATACACTAAGGTTTTCCTGATATACCGGTGCAGCAAATATTCAGGCTATAGAATAATGGAATTAAAAACAATGTCCTTTATCGTTGAGGGTGCAAATTTACATAACATAAATCAGGACTTAGGCTTTTTTACAGGTTACCTTTTTATTTTCTTAAAATTCACCATAGTTTGCAATCAATTTAGAGGTAGGCAAAATCATTATTGTATTGTTAATAATTTGTTTGACAACTGCCATTCTTCAACAAAACTTTTGATATCGGGTTATTATTACTTTGTTTAGTGAAACAAGCCTGAATTTTACAGTTAATCACATATTTATTACATCTTATGACAATTATCCATACCGCCAATGTTTATGAACTACCGCTTAAAGAGCCTGTTTTGATTTTTGCGGTACTGGTTTTTTCATTTTTATTAGTTCCCTTGCTGTTTAAGAGGTTTAAAATTCCCGATATTATAGGGTTAATACTGGCAGGTGTTATTCTTGGTCCCAATGGTTTTAATCTGCTTGAAAGAAGCGAGGCAATCCGTCTGTTCGGAACGGTGGGTGTGATTTACATCTTGTTTATGGCAGGATTAGAGATTGATTTAAAAGATTTCAAGCGAAACAGGCATAAAAGTTTACAACTTGGTTTGCTTATCATTAGCATAACAATGGTATTAGGTTTTACCATTTCATTTTTTTTGTTGGATTTTGAACTGCCGGCTGCAATTCTATTTGGTGTGCTTTTTTCACCAACCACCCTGATTGCTTACCCGATTGTTAAACGCCTAGGGGTTTTAAAAAATGAAGCGGTAACGGTCATAATGGGCAGTATTTTAATAACCGATACCCTTGCACTGCTTGTTTTATCGCTTGTTTCAGAGGCAGTAAAGAGCAATTTGAGTGTCCATTCCTTACTTTTATTTTTTGGCGGGTTAGCTTTTTTTCTGTTGTTGATTATAAAAGTACTTACGCCGATATCTCAATGGTTTTTTAAAAATGTAGAAAGCAGCGGCACCACCCAATTTTTGTTTAGCCTGATGGTGGTTTTTGCAGCAGCAGCGATGGCTGTTTTTGCAGGCATTGAACCTATTATTGGAGCTTTTTTAGCGGGTTTAGCCCTCAACAACTTAGTGCCGCACGCTTCTCCTTTAATGTCGCGAATTGAATTTGTAGGAAATGCTTTGTTTATTCCCTTCTTTTTAGTCAGTGTAGGGATGTTGGTAGATGTTCGGTTGTTTTGGCAAGATATCAATGCACTGCTTGTTGCCCTGGTCATGGTTGGTATCGGAACATTAGGGAAATTAATCCCTGCCTTTATCATGCAAAAATTGCATGGTTACAACAGCGATCAAAGAAATATTTTATTTGGCTTAAGTTATTCAAAAGCTGCAGCAGCTTTGGCTATCGCTATAGTCGGTTTTAATTTAGGAATCTTTAGCGAGACCATTCAAAATGGAGTGATTATCGTGATCCTCGTCACTTGTTCGGTAGGACCATTTATAGTTGAGAAAGCAGCAGTCCGGTTAGCGTTGCAGGATAAACAAGGAATACCTGAAACTCCCGAAAAACCCGAACGAATATTGGTGCCAATCGCCAATCCAAATACACTGAACCAACTCATTGATTTTGCCAATTTAATAAAGAAACCCGAATCTAAAGAGCCACTCATTCCTTTGGCTGTAGTTCCGGACGATGACGATGCCGAAGATAATGTGAGACAAAATAAAAAAATGCTGGAGCAAGCCTTAGTTCATGCCGCCGTAACCGATACTACACTTAATTTATATACCAGAGTAGATACCAATGCTGCAAGTGGTATTATCAGAGCAGCCAAAGAAATGTTGGTTACTGATATTATTTTGGGATGGAGCGAAACAAGAACGGCAGCAAATACTTTTTTCGGAACTACCCTCGACAACATTTTATCTAATTTGGCTCAAACGGTGATAGTTGTAAAACTGCATCATCCGCTCAATACGGTAAAAAGATTGGTCGTTGTTGTAAGTCCAAATACGGAAGCCGAAAACGGGTTCAGACACATGCTCGGAATTATCAGAAGATTATCAAATCAAATCGGAGCATCTATTAATTTATTTGCCAATGCCCATTCTATAACATCGCTTATTGAATACAAAGAAAAATTCAGGCCGGATTTTGATTTTACAACAACCCGGTTTGACGACTGGAAAAACTATTCCAAAATATTAGACTCGCTTCAGCCAAATGATTTGTTGGTCTTATGTATGGGACGGGAACATTCGGTTTCGTACAATCCTTTTTTTGTTGTTCAACCTCGAACCCTCGCTAAAGCACTATCTCATTCAGGCTTTGTCATAATTTATCCCGGCCAGTTTCAATAACCTATTAGGTTTGTTAGAAACTTTTACAAACGATGTTTTTTTTTCAGGTATAGCATTATTTCAATCCGCAGTCGGGATTTTTTTTAAACCTTTTTACTATAGAATTTGGGAAATTTAAGGGATTTGGAAATTTTTTGAAAATATATTTAGCATAAAAGGATGAAAATGAAACTTTTTGCTAAATTTGTTGGTAATTTAAATTTTCCGAAATCCTAAAAATTCTATCCCATGAGTATCTTGGTAAAACTTGAGCAAAAAAAACTGGTTGTCAGCTACAAAATGTTGGCACCCGCAGTTGCAGCTTTAATACTGTTCAATATTATGTTGTACAGTATGATTTTAAAAAAAGACATTCCGTCTGAAATCCCAAAAATCAGCAATCGCCTGTATTTACTTGATCAGGCAAGCAACTTTGTCTATGATTTAGACGGATTTGAAACAAAAGTCCGGGAGGTAAGCAGTAAATTGAATATTCCACCAGAATGGTTGATGTCTGTGATACACTCTGAGTCCAGATTTGATGCTTCTGTCAGTAACTATAAAGGCAGCGGAGCTACCGGACTCATACAATTTATGCCTGGAACAGCCAAAGAGTTTGGTATTTCTGTTTCACAGTTAAAAAACCTGAGTCATGTTGAACAAATGAACTTTGTTTATAAATATCTCTCTGCAAAACAAGCTAAATATGGGTCTTTTGAAACCTTAACCGATTTGTATATAGCCATTCTGTACCCAAAAGCCCTGGCTGAAGATTTTTGTTATTCGCTTTATGCAAAACCATCTATCAGTTATGAGATGAACTCTGGTTTAGACCAAAACAACGATGGCAATGTGACCATTCAGGATATTGATAAATACCTGAAACGAAAATATCCGAGTGCTTATATCATATCTAAAAATGGCAGTACTGTGGAACAACCCTCAAAAATGACTACAGGCTTTGGGGGCAGGTAATTCTCAAATCAATTTAAGCCCGGCTTTTGTAAAAACGGTTCATTTCCACTTGTATTTATCAGTTGAAATTGAAAGAATCTCATTCAAACCGAAAGGTTAAAATGGAATTTGTTGAAGAGGCAATAACACTTCTGCCAAAAACCCTCCCTTCTGTTAAAGCTAAAGCCATTTAATGGCAAAAACTTTATCATGAAAAGGGAGGGTTTTGTTTTTAAATCCTCCTATATTATGATTAATGCAATGTAAAAAAAACGACCGGATAACCCAAATTTTGAAGGATATGCGGCTAAAACTCAAGTTCTTTGAAACCTATAGGAATGGGCTTTTTACTGCGGATATACCCTTCAACCCGCAATGCGCTTCCATAATTCATTCTTTTATTTTTAGCTATTTGGATGGCCTCGGTTATTTCTTTCATAGCTTTCCGCTTAGATCCGGACTTATACAATAAAGCCGCAAAGGTTTCGCAAGAACTATAGGTAGGGGGAGTTTTGGATACTGATTTTTTGTAGTATTTGACCGCTTGTTCAAGTTTGATTTTATCGCTGACATGATAAACAAAATTCCAGGTTAAATCTTCTAAATCGGAAGCAGGTAACGGAAGGTCTTTCTTCATAAAACTTACTGCCACGTTGGAGTAATCCTCCCATTTACCGGTTTGCGTAAAAAACAAAGAACGCATTTCAAACTCAAAAATTTCGACATCTGAAAGCCCCAAAGTTCTTAACGAACCCATAAGGTTATTTAACATGAATAAGCCTCCCGTTTTAGCTCTCGATGCAGGTAAAACAGCACCACGAATTGCATTTTTTAGAACATTATTCACCTTTTCGTTTCCAAATTTATCAACAAAGGTTTTTTTGTCTGCCAATAGTGCATGATAAGCTTTGGTGTTGTACTGATCTGCAAATTCAAGAATAATTTGACTGTTTTCATCTGTACTATATTCTTTGGCAGGAATAACAGATAGATAGTCATTAATCAGGTCGGGATATAAATTTTGAAATGATTTGAGACTCCAAATGCACTTTTTTAAAAAGTCAGGTGCTCTGTTGCCTTCCTGATATTGACGATACAGTGATTTATATAAATCAAACTCATAGTTAACAGGAACTATATTCCCTTCTTCGATTTCTTCTGTAGTTGGTGTTTCTTCAACTCTCTTTAAGAGTTTTTTAAAATCAGAAACCGATTTATATCCGCTTTCTTGCAATAACAATTCACCGTACTGACTCAAAAATAAATAAGCCGGATATTTATCAGACCGGATAACTACTTTGGCATCTTTCAGCAATTTTCTACCTAATGTTGAGTTCAAATCCACTGATAGGGTGATGTATTTTTCCTTTAATGCTGAAATAATCTCGGAATCGGTGAAGACGTTTTGCTCTACTTTTTTACATGTTTGCAACGATGATTTATAGTCATAAACATAGCAAAAAATTGTTGCCTTCATACTTGCTGAAGTAATCAGCGCAGTGTTCCAATCTACGACCATAAAATCAACCGATGCTGTTGTTTGTATTGGTCCGGACCTCGTTTGCTGTTGTGCGTAAGCTATGTTATTGACATTGATTCCCGTAAAGATCAAAAAAATGAAGAAATTAAAACAAACAGAGGTGTAGTAATTGGTCATATTTGCGCATTTAGTAAGGAGTGAACGATTTTATCTATAATTTAGCATCAATAACTTTTACTTAGAACGACCATATTTTTGTACATTCGCTTTTTTCAAACGCTCAAAGATAGAAAAAAAGCTTGCACAAATTTAAATAAATACATTCTTTGGCAAAAAGTTTTTTTCTTGTTTAAACCTTGAACATTTTCTTATCTGTTTTTTTGCAAAACCTATACTATATTCATACGAAGCTCATTTTTTTTTGTTCCAAACTTGATGAATAAAACAATAATCAACCGGAAGCCAAAACAGGATAAATAGCTACATAGAATTCGCTCGTATTTACAAATTTTTAAACAGTCAGATAGTCAAGTTTTTTTAAGCAAGAATCATTCCAAAAAAAACATTTTCATTATTTACCGATATGAAATATTATATAATAGCAGGTGAAGCTTCGGGCGATTTACATGGCGGCAATTTAATATTGTCCCTCAAAGCCAAAGATTCTATGGCTGAATTCCGATGCTGGGGTGGTGATTATATGCAGGAAACTTCGGGTGTTGATTTGGTAAAGCATTTTAAAGACACTGCCTATATGGGTATAATCGAAGTAATTAAACACCTTCCGGGCATTTTTCGAAACTTAAATTATTGTAAACAGGACATTTTGACCTTTTCGCCGGATGTGGTGATTTTAATTGATTACCCGGGGTTCAACCTCAGAATTGCGAAGTTTTTAACCCAAAAGAACATACCCGTATTTTATTACATCTCTCCCCAAGTTTGGGCATGGCATAGCTCAAGGGTGAAAAAGATGAAAAAATACATCAGCCATCTTTTTGTTATTTTACCATTTGAGCAGGATTTTTTTTCCCGGCATAATTGGTCTGTTCACTATTTTGGACACCCGTTGCTCGATGAAATAGACGATGAAAAAAAACGTCAAAACAGGGAAAATATTGTGCAAGATTTGAATGCCGCTTTCGACAAGCCAATCATTGCCCTTTTGCCGGGAAGCAGAAGGCAGGAAGTCGGACGAATTTTGCCGGAAATGTTGAAATGTATCTCCTTTTTTCCTGACTATCAGTTTGTGATTGCAGGCGTTTCTTCTGTATCATCTGACCTATACCACAATATTGTAAAAGGGTATAATGTGCCTGTAATTTTCGGACAAACCCATGCCTTGATTCAATGCGCCAGGGTTGCTTTGGTGGCTTCGGGTACCGCAACTTTGGAAACCGCTTTGTTAAATACCCCGCAGATAGTCTGTTATCGAGCTAACCCTGTTTCTATGGCAATTGCCCGGAAAATAGTACGCGTTCCTTATATTTCTTTGGTCAATTTAATCGCCGGCAAAGAAGTGGTCAAAGAGTTAATTCAACAGGAAGTAAACACAGGCAATTTAGTCCGGGAACTTCGAGCTTTATTAGATGAAAACAGCCTTGTCCGAAAGTCAATGATTACGGAATACAAATTGTTGCGACAGCGATTAGGCAGCAAAGGAGTTTCAGAAAAAATAGCAGAAGCTATGATACGGTTTCTAAAACGGAAGTAACAAAACCTATAACAAGTATGCCCTTATTGTTCTTCAATAGAAAATTAAAAACTTAGGTTGGTAAGGTTTCTTACGCCCTTGACGGGATTTAAGGCATTGAAGTTGATCAAAAAAGTAACCCGTTCATACCATTTTATTCCGTTTGCCTCATATACATCTTTGATGTTTTTGGAAGAAACCAACGACCAGTAAATCTCTATAATATCCGAAGCGGGGGTAAGTGCAACTCCTCCGTCAAAAAACAATTTGCCGTCCCAAAGTCCACCATCGGCAATATCAGTATAAGGTAAACCTAAATCGGCATATAGCTTTAATGGTATTTTTTTGATGGGTAAAGATGCCTTAAAGTTTGCCGCCAACATATACTTATCCGTATATCCTACACTTAGGGGCACTTTAAATCCCGCTCCACCCATTCCTACCTGATGCGACCAGAACCCCGTATTTTCATTTCTTGCTACAAAAACCTGGTCAAGGGTATAGTTGTAACCACCTCTCATAGTTAGTGGAAGGAGTATCGGATTGGTAGTTGTAATGGTTTTGTTTTGGATGAACCCACCGGCATAAAGTCGGGCGCTAAGACCACTTCGGGGTTTTTTTCCATAAGAAATCAGGTATTTAAGTTCTCCCTGCGCCATGGCAAAACCATCTCCCTGCTGTAGTTCTATTTTCCATGAAAAAGGGTTAATTCTCCGGATATTTTGATGAGATAAGGACAATTCGTTTTGGTAAAAGCCGGAAGGTACCCTGCTGCAATTTGTATTGGGCGGACATTCGAATTTTTTGCGAAGCACACTGACATGGCTCAACGTTATTTTTGTTTGAGCGGGATGCCGCAGTGTTTTTTTCTTCAGGTGAAAAGTCAGTGAAGGAGATAGCCGGTAAAATTTAAATACTTCTGTACTCAGGGTTCTGTCTGTCAGGCTGGTGTCTTTGCTGAATACGCTGAATTTTCCGTTTCCGAACATGGAAGCAGCGAGGTTTAGTTCTACCCGGCTAAATATGTTATCCGGAAACTTGTTGAAACTTAGATCTCCGGCACCTGAAAAACTGTTTGATCCAATGGCATACATAGGTGCCAAAGTAAACTGAAAAGGAGTGGAAGGTATCAGGCTGTTGTAAAACGCAACGCCAACCATGGTTTTATCATAATGATTGTATCCTATAACCGGGCTGAAAAACAACTGTTTGCGGCGGGGATTTTCGAGGCTTCCGGCAAATTGCAAACGCAACGGATGGCTTCGTTTACATAATTTGCGAGGATAAAGGGTGTTATTTTTTCTATTAATATCCGGCATTTTGTTAGCAGCATCAATGACTATACGGTCATATTTTCCGGATGGGAAATTGACCTCCATCTCACCAAGAAACCCATCATACCAAACTGTTTCGACCGGTTGATCTTTATGAAAAGCAGTAAGGGTAAAAGGTGCTTTAATTCCCTTTTTACCATTTTGTTTCAGCGTTATTTTATCATACCGGCTATTTCCTATGGTTTGAGCATCAGGTTTGATTTTATGTATTTTATAGTCTATTTTTTTAGTTGTCTGAAGCAATTCATCAAAAAACCAGTCCATATTTTTTCCACTCTGTGCGGTAAAAACCCGCCTAACATCATCAGGATAAGGATGCTTAAAGCTGAATTGCCGGTAGTAGTCCTGCATAATCTTGTCAAATGTAGTGGTGCCTAACCAAGTTTCGAGAAAATGAAAGCTAAGGGCTGTTTTAAAATAAACAACAACTCCGTAGTTCAGTTGTGTGAAGTCTTCGGAAGGAAGATGAATGGCCTGGTCGGCATTTCTGCGGGCATTAAACAAATAGAGGTAGTACTGAAAAGCATTGGGTTGGAGATGATCCAGATCAAAAATACGGGCAATACTACTACCGGACATCTTGCCCAATAACTTATCGTTCGGATATTTTTCTCTGAAATATCGCAATTCGTAGTATGAGTTTATCCCTTCGTCCATCCAGGGATGCTGTCTTTCGTTGGAAGCGAGAATGCCATAGAACCAGTTATGGCCAACTTCATGAACAATGACCTGTTCTAATGACTTTGCAGAACCGCTTTTCCCGATCACGGTTATCATAGGATATTCCATTCCTGCACCTGCACTTAATGCACTTTGAACGGCAGTGCAATGATTATAAGGATATAGTCCAACCTTATCGGAATAAAAATAAACCGCATTGGATACATACTTAGCTCCATTGGTCCACAAATCGGCTTCTTCGTTGGTGAACATTGCCCAGGAAACTACTTTTCGGCTGGTGCCGGGAAGTTGAATGGTGTCTTTCAGGACATGAAACCTTTTATCGGCAAACCATGCAAAATCATGGATACTGTCTTGTTTAAAGGTTATGGTTTTCAATTCTTTTGAAGAGGGCGGATCACTGAGATTTTTTTCGTCAAACTTGCCGGCTAAGGCTTCCGTTTCGCTGACTTTGGCGTTTAGCCAATCTATTTCTTCGGGGTTTTGCAGTTCTCCTGTTGCCCCGACAACGTAGTTTTCCGGAAGTGTGATGCTGACTTCAAAATTCCCGAATTCGCTGTAAAATTCACCCTGGTCTAAATAGGGCATAGGATGCCAGCCTTTTGAATCATACACCGCCGGTTTTGGATACCATTGAGTAATTTGATAGGATTGTCCAACATGCCCCAAACGGGAATAACTGTTTGGAATTTTTACCTGAAACGGCGTTTGTATCACCACCTTTTCCCCGCTTTTTAAGGGCTTGTTCAGGGTAATTTTTGCAATATCGGGGTGTTTTTTATCATACTCCCAATTCAGGGGCTTCCCTTCCGCTTCAAAGCTGAGAAAATCAATAGCCCCACGCTCTGAGCTTTTGGAATAGTAAAATTTGCTGTCTCCGTTTTCTAATTGCTGTTTGGCAAAAGCCGTGCTTTGATTTTTATAGGCATTCGGCCAAAGGTGAAAATATATAAAACTCAACTCGTCCGGTGAATGATTGATGTATTCTATTTGAATAAACCCGTTTAGTGTGTGGGTAGAATCGTTAAGACTAACCTGTATTTTGTAGTTTACTTCTTGTTGCCGGTACTCAGGGGTTGCGGCAACTAAATTCCAATGAAAAAATGTGAGTACAAAAATCAGCAACAAATAAATCCGGTTCATGCAAGTTGTTCGTAAACAGTAATTGAATAGATGCCCCAAAAGTACAAACAATTACCCAACTTGACCTAACACAGCGCACAAAGCAAACGGGGAAACACAGCAGCAGCCATGATTCCCCGTTTCAAATCATTTGTTGTATCGTCAAACGTTTGCGACTATCATTACCAAAGCAGTTGATTCATGCCGGTAGCTTTGGTAATGATGGCTTCAACCGCCGATATTGGAACTCTTTCCTGTTGAAGGGTATCGCGGTTTCTGATGGTTACAGTGTCATCTTCTAATGTGTCGAAATCTATGGTTACACAATAGGGGGTTCCGATAGCATCCTGACGGCGGTAGCGTCTTCCAATCGAGTCTTTTTCTTCATATTGGCATTGAACCGACAATTTTAGTTGTGAAAACACTTGCCGGGCTTTATCGGTCAATTCGGTTTTGCTTATCAAAGGCAACACTGCAACTTTTACCGGAGCCAAAGCCGGATGTAATTTGAGCACAGTACGCATTGCCATTCCACCGTCTGCATCGGGTACTTCTTCTTCCAGAAGAGCAGAAGTCATTACAGCCAAAAATGTCCGGTCAGCACCTACGGATGTTTCAACCACATAAGGCACATAGCTTTCATTTTTCTCGGGGTCAAAGTATTGCATTTTCTTGCCCGAAAAAAGTTGGTGATTGCCCAAATCAAAGTCGGTTCTCGAATGGATGCCCTCGATTTCTTTGAACCCAAACGGGAAATCAAATTCAATATCTACTGCCGCATTTGCATAATGGGCTAATTTTTCGTGTTCGTGAAAACGCAGTTGATGGCTGCCAAAAATAGCGCGATGCCATTTTAACCTTTCCTCCCGCCAGTACTTGTACCATTCCATTTCCGTGCCGGGCGGCACAAAAAACTGCATCTCCATTTGCTCAAACTCACGCATACGGAAAATAAATTGACGGGCGACAATTTCGTTTCTGAAAGCTTTACCGATTTGTGCAATACCGAAAGGCAGTTTTTGACGGGTGGTGCGTTGTACGTTCAGAAAATTTACAAAAATGCCCTGTGCCGTTTCCGGGCGTAGGTAAACGCGGTTATCCTCTTCGGTAGCTCCTGCCAAGGCTCCGAAGTGAGTAGCAAACATGAGATTGAACTGTCTGACTTCTGTCCAGTTTCTGGAACCACTTTCAGGACAGGCAATTTCACAATCCACAATAATTTGCTTCATCTCGGCCAGGTCATTTTCTTCCATGGCCTTCACATATCGCTGAGCAATTCGCCCTCGCTCTTCGGCATAGTTCATCACCCGCTCGTTGGTGGTGCGGTAAACGCCCTCGTCAAAAGAGTCGCCAAAGCGTTTGGCAGCTTTTTCAACTTCCTTGCTGATTTTATCATCAATTTTGCCCAGGTATTCTTCGATCAGCACATCAGCCCGATAGCGTTTTTTGGAATCTTTGTTGTCAATTAACGGGTCGTTAAATGCGTCAACATGTCCCGATGCCTTCCAGATTTTAGGGTGCATAAAGATGGCAGAGTCCAGACCCACTATGTTTTCGTGCATCTGAACCATTGACTTCCACCAAAAAGTTTTGATGTTGTTTTTCAACTCCACGCCATTCGGTCCGTAATCATAGACCGCACTTAATCCGTCATATACTTCGCTTGAGGGGTAAATAAACCCATACTCTTTAGCGTGTGAAATCAACTTTTTAAATATGTCTCCTTGATTTTTCATAGCGGGCGCAAAGGTACTGTTAAATACTATATAATTACTGTTCGATGCCTGTTTTTTGGTTGGCAACAGTGAATACTGCCAGTATTAAGCCGAAATACTTAAAGTTCATAAGGGGGTTTATGGGCTAATAATCAAACCGGCTTTAACACAAAAACAGCCCGGACATTGCTGACAATGCCCGGACTGTTTCTATGTTTGTTATATTCAAGACAAAAAGTTGCCTAAAGATTTAGATTTAAAACCGTCTGGTCTTATATCGGTTGTCTTCAACTTTAGAGGCTTTGGTCAATGCCTGAAGCGCGCTAAAGTCAACGCTTTGTTTGATGGGTTGGTCAATTTCTGATTTTATTGACGAAAGATTATCGGACGGAGCAACATCGGTGAACGAAGCTACTTTGACCACATACACTCCTTTATCGCCAATGATAGGTTTTGATAGTGTGTTGGGTTTCAAGGCAAAAATAGTACCTTGAACTTTAGGCTCCCTTCCTAAATCGGCAAGGCTGAATGAGTAAAAATCTAACTCGGCAGCAGACAACAATTCCTGCCCGGTTGCTGTGGCAATACTTTGCAGGTTGTCTGAATTGCCAATTTTAGCAATAATTTTTTCAGCTTTCTTTTCTTTTTTAACTTCCGTTTCCAATTGGGTTCTTACATCTTCGATAGAAGGAGTTCCTTCTTCTTTTGCTGAAGTAACTGCGGGAAGGATATAGGTAGTTTTAACACGGTTTGTGCCGTCTTTCAAATCTTCTTCCATGGTAAATATCTGACTGCTTACCTTACCCACGTTATTGGTAAAAGCCCAGGTTGCGATTTCTTCACTAATTCCAAGTCCGGTGATATTGTAGGTATTTTTTTCAATATTTTCAGACTTTTTGATCGCCAAAGTTTGCTCGGCAGCGGCTTTTTTAAATGCCTCTACGGTGGTGTTTTGTGTGGCAAACTGTAAAGCTTTTGCAAACACATTATTGCGGGTTTGCTCGCTCGGCTCTACATTTTTGCTAAATGTCGCAAATTTTACCGCATCTTTATTTGGGTTTGCTGCCGTAATTTCTACCAAATATAAACCCTGATTGGTCGGGGTGGTAAAAATATCGCCTTTTTTGTGTTCATAGAACACTGCTTTCGCTAATTCCGGGGCAAGTGCGTCCGGTTTGACATACCCGACATCGCCTCCTTTAGCTTTACTTGCAGCATCGGCCGAAAACTGATTGGCGAGGGCTGCAAAATCTCCTCCTTTTTCCAACACTGTTTTAACACTATCCGCTGTGGCAACTACTTTTGAGGCAGAAGCTGCATCGGGAGCAGTGAACAAAATTTGACGAATTTTTACCGAATCCGCAATCATTTTGCGGTCTAAAAGTCTGACAGCCTGAAAAGTGCCTGCTTCATAATAAGGTCCAATTACCGTACCTACCGATACACTAAACAGTGAATCTTTTAGCATACCCGTCAGATTGTCTTTTGCAACATAAGAATCGGAAAACGGAGTATCCGAATTTTGAACTTTGACAAACCGCGCGGCATCTTCGGTGGTTTTAAAGGCTTCGATATTGTCGGCAATCGTTTTTTGAGCCATTGTGCTGTCTTCCTTGGTAGGAATGACTTCATACGTTATATATTCAATAGTCTTGGAGGCTTTTTGTTTGTATTTCTCTTTGTTTTTGTTGAGGTAGGCTTTCAGTTCGGCATCTGTTACCGCAACTTCGGCATCCTGAACAGAGGTATAAGGTACAAACACATAGTCTATGGTTGCTTTCTTGTTTTTATCAACATATACCTGTTTGGCATACCATGAAGGAATGTAAATTGCTTTTTTGATAAGATTGGTATATTTTTGTTTGACTTCGTCTTTTTTTACCGACTCTTCAAACCTTTTCCATTGGCGTTGACGGGCTTTTCCTTCTTCGGTTCCGTCTGAAAATGTTTTTACATATTCTGCAAGTTTATCTTTGCTGAACATTCCGGCTTCATCCTTAAAAACAGCAGCACTTTGGATGGAAGGATGCAGATTGTCGCCGGTGAAAAGTTGAGTCAATTCCTCTTCTGTAATTTTCAGGCCAAGCGCATCATAAGACCTTTTCAATAAATGTTCTTCTACTTCCTGAGTCCAAGCCTGTTCACGTATCTGCATACGAGTTTCTTCGGTCAACTCCATTTGATTGTTGCGGTAGTTTTCGGTAATTTGCTCTATTTTTGCCTGATAGCTTTGAATATCTATGTTCTCACCATCAATACTACCGATTGAATTGCCATTACCTGACATGCGGTTGGTGGTGCTCAAAGCATCCATTAACAAAAACGACACGATAGATGCCGCTATAAGAAACACCACTAAACCTACTCTCTGACGTATTTTTTCTATTACAGCCA
This is a stretch of genomic DNA from Sphingobacteriales bacterium. It encodes these proteins:
- a CDS encoding cation:proton antiporter, which produces MTIIHTANVYELPLKEPVLIFAVLVFSFLLVPLLFKRFKIPDIIGLILAGVILGPNGFNLLERSEAIRLFGTVGVIYILFMAGLEIDLKDFKRNRHKSLQLGLLIISITMVLGFTISFFLLDFELPAAILFGVLFSPTTLIAYPIVKRLGVLKNEAVTVIMGSILITDTLALLVLSLVSEAVKSNLSVHSLLLFFGGLAFFLLLIIKVLTPISQWFFKNVESSGTTQFLFSLMVVFAAAAMAVFAGIEPIIGAFLAGLALNNLVPHASPLMSRIEFVGNALFIPFFLVSVGMLVDVRLFWQDINALLVALVMVGIGTLGKLIPAFIMQKLHGYNSDQRNILFGLSYSKAAAALAIAIVGFNLGIFSETIQNGVIIVILVTCSVGPFIVEKAAVRLALQDKQGIPETPEKPERILVPIANPNTLNQLIDFANLIKKPESKEPLIPLAVVPDDDDAEDNVRQNKKMLEQALVHAAVTDTTLNLYTRVDTNAASGIIRAAKEMLVTDIILGWSETRTAANTFFGTTLDNILSNLAQTVIVVKLHHPLNTVKRLVVVVSPNTEAENGFRHMLGIIRRLSNQIGASINLFANAHSITSLIEYKEKFRPDFDFTTTRFDDWKNYSKILDSLQPNDLLVLCMGREHSVSYNPFFVVQPRTLAKALSHSGFVIIYPGQFQ
- a CDS encoding transglycosylase SLT domain-containing protein, with the protein product MSILVKLEQKKLVVSYKMLAPAVAALILFNIMLYSMILKKDIPSEIPKISNRLYLLDQASNFVYDLDGFETKVREVSSKLNIPPEWLMSVIHSESRFDASVSNYKGSGATGLIQFMPGTAKEFGISVSQLKNLSHVEQMNFVYKYLSAKQAKYGSFETLTDLYIAILYPKALAEDFCYSLYAKPSISYEMNSGLDQNNDGNVTIQDIDKYLKRKYPSAYIISKNGSTVEQPSKMTTGFGGR
- the lpxB gene encoding lipid-A-disaccharide synthase, with translation MKYYIIAGEASGDLHGGNLILSLKAKDSMAEFRCWGGDYMQETSGVDLVKHFKDTAYMGIIEVIKHLPGIFRNLNYCKQDILTFSPDVVILIDYPGFNLRIAKFLTQKNIPVFYYISPQVWAWHSSRVKKMKKYISHLFVILPFEQDFFSRHNWSVHYFGHPLLDEIDDEKKRQNRENIVQDLNAAFDKPIIALLPGSRRQEVGRILPEMLKCISFFPDYQFVIAGVSSVSSDLYHNIVKGYNVPVIFGQTHALIQCARVALVASGTATLETALLNTPQIVCYRANPVSMAIARKIVRVPYISLVNLIAGKEVVKELIQQEVNTGNLVRELRALLDENSLVRKSMITEYKLLRQRLGSKGVSEKIAEAMIRFLKRK